Within the Streptomyces sp. R41 genome, the region TAGGTGGAAGAATCCATATCGCGAAGCGTCGCAATCGATCGGAACGACTGACTTGGGCGGGAGCATTTTCCAATAGGGCGGCGGTGTCGCCGACAGCAAGGGCTTTAACACCGGCCATCATGGATTCAAGAATTGCGTCCACATCTTCGGGTCGCGAAACTTTCGCAAGCGCAGATTTATGAAGTCGGAAGGCCTCGGCCATTCGCCGAGACTCATCGCGAATCAGGGCCTTCTGATGCGATTCAAGCAGGCCTGACACCTTTGAAGGATAGCCGATTACTTCAACTTTCCTTGCGGCCTTTTCGATCCCAACCAGGCAATTCCTTAACGTGTCGAATCTCTGAATCCTGTCTCTTGATTCATGAACCAGGCAAGCAGCCTCAACCCATTTAACTAGAGCTGCATCGTAGCGCTTTACCCCAACGACTTCCTGTGTTACATACGCCGCAGCTGTGACTACGGCAAAGATGGAGAGGAGCCCCAGAGGCGCCACCGCAAGGCCGCCCGAAAAGGATCCGAGCAGCACCCATACAAGCCTCTGATCAGTTACACTCCGCTGCATGAAGTACACGGTCACAGAGACCGTGACCAATGCTGCGCCTGCTGCAAATCGAAATAATCCCGTCTGAAAAGCTAGGCGCCAAACACGGTCAGAGAATTCCGCAATTAGCAGCACTAAAAGGATCGCAGCTACAGTAAAAAGGAGCACCCCTAAAAGGGCACGCCCAATTGAGAACACTGTAAATAGGTAACCCCATCCGGTGAGCAAAAAAAGCCCGAGTGCGGGGAGATACAACGCACTGGAAATCACCGATGAGCGAAGGTCGAAATAACACCACCTCACCGCTGAGGCGATGAATCTTTCTCGAATCTTGAGCTCAGAGAAATCTTCACCTCCAGGTAACGAGTCAAACTTTACAACGACCTCTCGGAGCATTTTTCGTGCAGCTTTGAGGGATTCTCTTCTCTCATCCTCGAACAATAGAATCGCTCCCTCGCGTCTCACCTCCCACCATTCACGTCACCTATTCATTTGCTCGGGAGTAGCGACACAACGGAAGCCAGTATCATCGTCACGCATCGTCTCGTTTGCGTCGTTAGGGATTGCCGGAGATCCACGGAACAGGGGGCTCGTGAAGGCACTGCCGCGAAGTTCATAACGCCCCGGATTGGTCGCCGTTGCGAGCCACTCCCATACGTTCCCCACCATGTCGTAGACCCCGTACGGCGAAACGCCGCTGTGATAGCGAGAGACGGACGTTGTATGCTCCACGCCGGTCTCTCGGACATTGCACTTTGCGGCCGTCTTCTGGTCCCCCCATGGGAACGTGCGTCCGGAGGTACCGCGCGCCGCCTTCTCCCACTGTTCGGCCGTCGGCAGCGACTTCCCGGCCCAGGTCGCGTACGCCTGCGCGTCCCGCCAAGTCACGTGCACGACAGGGTGGTCGTACAGATCCCGCGGACATCGACCGTTCTCCCAGTGCTCAGGGCCCGGCCGCCGGGTCGCCGCGCAGAACCGCGCGTAGTCAGCGTTCGTCGTCGGGAACGTGTCTATGTGGAATTCGTCCACCCACACGGGGTCGTCCCCCTCGCCCGACAGGAAGATTCCTTCCGGGATGTGCGCCATGAGCTTCCCGTCTCCGGGGTGCTTCAAGTACTCACCGCTGCTCGACTGATCTCCATCCGGCTCGATCACAGCTTGGGTGGGAATGTCATCCGCCGCGAGGATGCCGACGAAGCGGCCCTGAGCATCCTGGTCGGCCTTGGCGAGCAGGGTGTCCAAAGCAGCCTGGTTCACCATGCGAAGGGAGGCGTATTCGCCGTCCGCCTCCCAGCGGGAGACGATCCGATCGGATACCCCCAGCTTCTCGGCGAACTCCATGAGGCTCATGCGTACGGCTTCACGCAGCGCCTTAACTTCACGTCCGGTCCATTTCGTAACGAGTGGCATGAGCTACCTCTGTCGTGAATCGCCGCCCCTGTGAGGGGTGGCGGCACGCGTCTACAGACGATCGCCGGGGATGCCGGCGTAGGCGTCACGCAGTGCGGCGAGGACGGGGTGGTCCTGCGAGAACTGCACGTCGTCGAGCGCGCTGACAGAACGCACGCCGATCGTCGTGTTCGTGGCGAACGCAGCGGCCATGTTCGGGACGTCTGAGAGCCGTACCGGGGCGGTGATCTGCTTCGGAGCATCGAGGCTCTGGAGCAAGAGCATCGTCGTGCCGGGGAGCACTGGGGCATCCGGCCAAATGACCGTCCCGTCCTGGTCAACGAATCCCAGGTTCCAAGTGCCTCCCTCAGAGATCCGGCCGTCCGGCTCGACGAACACGGCGTCGTCGAACCCCGCGAGTTGAGCGTCACGGCGAATCCGGAGCTGCGGGTGGAGACCGATGTGCTTCACCTCTGCGTTGTCGCGGGTGAAGGTGAAGGTCTTGGCGGTGAGGGGCGGCGGCGACAAGGCGCCCGCGGGCCGCAGGTTCACAAGAATGTGCGGATCTTTGGCGTCGCTGGGGCGTCCCATGTCGAGCGCGGGATCGAAGACAGTGACACGGAGGCCGGCAACCCCGGTCACGCCGTCGGCCGCCTTGCGGATGTAGTTGAGCGTCCGCTCTCGGTCCAACTCGACACCGAAGACGATGCGGCAGTCCCGCACCAAGCGGTCCAGATGGAGGGACAGCCCCCGGATGGTGCCGTCCTCCATCCGCATGGACGTGAAGTGCCCATAGTTCGTGAGGGCGAGGCATTGAAGGTCGTCGAGGGTGGCGGGTTTTCCGTTCAGTTCAGCCATGCGGCCAGTCTTGCAGCCGCTGACGACCCGCCAACACCCCGTTAGGCAGCCAAAGTTCGGATTAGTTCGGTGCAGGGGCAGCGGGAGTACGTACTCACGGTGCGCCCGTCGGGACACGCTACGTGTATGACGACGAACGCACCGCGAGAGACGCTAGGCGCCGGGCTTCCCCTCGGTGGGGCCCACAGCCGCCTCAAGCTGCTTGATGCGCTCGACAAGCCCAGCAAGTTCGGCCGAGACTCGCGCGACCTGAGCTTGCAGCTCCGTCAGGCGCAGGGCAGCCTCGCGGGGCGCTTGCTCGCCGGGTGCCGGGTCGCAGACGTACGTACCGCTCCCCGCGCGCCCTTCGACCAGCCCCTCTTCCTGGAGCTGCGTGTAGGCGTTCTGCACGGTCATCAAGGCCACGCCGAGCTTCTTGGCGTAGGCGCGGGCACCGGGAAGTCGATCTCCAGGGCCGAACGTCCCGGCAGCGATTTCGCCTCTGATTCTGGCTGCGATCTCGCGCGCGTTGGGCTTCCTCGTCGGCTGTGAGTTCACCCCGAAAGCGTACTTGACCTAGGTCGTTTGGAAGCCAGACGTGCTGACCTCTTGACGACCAGAAGTGACCTAGGTAGCTTTCTGAATAACGGCAAGCGACCTAGGTCGCTCAGCCAGAAGGCCCGTTGATCTGTGCTTATGGCGCCCGAAGGAAAGCCCGCAGGGGTGAGTACGAAGGAAGCGCTCGTTGGTTGAGAACTCAACAGTGTGTCTAGAACGGCGGGTACGAGTGCCCGCCCCCGCATCGGCCCGGGTGATGGCCGGACGGACTCACGGCTGCTTCTGAACCGCTGGGTCCGCTTTCTGGCTCGCAGCCCTTTCGCTGCGGCCGGCTGCCTCTCTCGCCCGTCCGGCTAGTGCTTCGCGCACAGGTCGTACGGACGGGAGCGCGGGGAGCCGGATCTACCGACTTCAACGGCGCGCGGCCCCGGTGCTGGAACACCGGGGCCGCTGTTCGGGCCGTTCCTGTCTGAGAGGAACACGACCCAATGAACCCCATCGTGACTGTTCAGGAAGCTGTTACCGCGTTCGCCGACTTCATGGAGCCGACGGCCGCGGAGCTGGACGCGATCGAACTGGAGATGCCCGCGATCCTCGCGGACGTCGACCTGATCGACGCACAGATCATCGCCCTCAACCACAAGCCCAACGAGCTGGACACGCGACGCGTGCGCCGGGCGTTCGGGCGGGTGTTGGCGGTCCGCCGCGAGCTCGCCAACCGCGCCGCCGACGACATGGCCGGTGGTGCGGCGTGAAGGCCAAGACCGTTCTGCCCGCCGTCGCGATGACGGCGGTGTCCATGGTCCTCACCCTGGCCGTGGTCATGATGTGGCTGGGCACGGCGATGCCGTGGCCCGTCGCCCTGGTCGTCGGTCTCGGCATCGACGGCGGATGGCTGGCCACACTCGCCTACGAACGCCGCCTCGCCGCACAGGGCGACCACAACCGCGCCGTCACCACCGTCGGATGGTGCTTCGGACTCCTCGCGGCCGGCGTCCTCGTGGCGCACGCACTCACCGCTGAAGAGTCCACCGGAGCATGGCTTGCCGTGGCCTGGCTGCCCATCGCAGCCAAGGCACTGTGGCTGGTGCACGGACTGTGGGAACGGACCGCGCTCACCCCGAACGCACTCGGAGCGATCCGAGGTATCCAGCAAGAGGCCCGCGACGAAGCGGCCGTGGCCCGCGCCCGCCTACGGGCCGAAGCCACCACCGAGGAGACCCGGTTGACGGCCGTGACGCAAGCCGGCGCCCGCGTCGCACGCGTCCAAGCAAAGACCGCGCAGAGCCTCTCCCGGGCCTGGTCCACGCTGGAAGCGGTCCGGGAGGGCGAGGACACCGGACGGGCGCTGAGCAGCGTGACGCACCGCGTCACACCCGACGTCGCACCCCGGTGGCAACTGCCTGTCTGGGGCCCCGTCGAGCCCGTGTCTGCGTTCTCTCTGGCGCCAGCGCTCACCGACGCGGAGCTCGACGCGCTGGTGGACGAGATCCGCAACAGCGAGGTTCCGGCCCTGTCGTACCGGGAGATGGCGACCCGCTTCCGGGCGGCCGGCCACTCCGCATCCGAGGTCCGCCTGCGGGCGGCGTGGAAGCGGGTTGCCTGATGTCCGCCGCGTGGGGCGAGTGCTTCGACCCGACGGGCGCCCGCTTCGGCGTGCCCACCTACCCGTGGAGCCTGGCACCGGACGGGCTCGCCACCCGCCGCCAGTTACGAGCGCGGGGCCTGCGTCCGGGGGGTCAGGACATAGCGGCGCAGTGCATGCGGATGAACCGCCGCACCGGTACGCCGCGCGTCGCCTACCTGTACCGCCTGGATCTCGCGAAGCCGGTGCGGCCGATGACGTCGCGGAAGTGGGGCGCACTCGCCCTCGCGATGCTCGCCCGCCGCACCTGCCCGACGTGCGGGATCACCTACAGCTACTGCATGCCCCGCTCCCTCGGCATGTGCGTGCTGTGCGCCCACCCCGACGACCAGCGCGCCACCTGAACTCTCCCACCACACCTTGGAGTTCCACTGTGACCAGCATCAACGCTGCTCCCCGCACCATCAGCTATGCGTGGCATGCCTGGGTGACCGTGCCCGGCCAGGGCCGCGCGTTCGCCCACGGCACCATCACCGTCCCGCTCGACTACTGCTGGAACCGCGTCCAGCGCGAGGTCGGCGCCTGGCTCGGTGAGCAGGGCACGACCGGCCGGCTCGCCGACATCAACCTCACCCTCGCCCCGCAGACCTGACGGAGGGATCGACCATGGCCAAGCCCGACACCCGCCGCCTGGACCGCGCGATCCGTGAGACGAACC harbors:
- a CDS encoding protein spdB translates to MKAKTVLPAVAMTAVSMVLTLAVVMMWLGTAMPWPVALVVGLGIDGGWLATLAYERRLAAQGDHNRAVTTVGWCFGLLAAGVLVAHALTAEESTGAWLAVAWLPIAAKALWLVHGLWERTALTPNALGAIRGIQQEARDEAAVARARLRAEATTEETRLTAVTQAGARVARVQAKTAQSLSRAWSTLEAVREGEDTGRALSSVTHRVTPDVAPRWQLPVWGPVEPVSAFSLAPALTDAELDALVDEIRNSEVPALSYREMATRFRAAGHSASEVRLRAAWKRVA
- a CDS encoding SUMF1/EgtB/PvdO family nonheme iron enzyme, producing MSLMEFAEKLGVSDRIVSRWEADGEYASLRMVNQAALDTLLAKADQDAQGRFVGILAADDIPTQAVIEPDGDQSSSGEYLKHPGDGKLMAHIPEGIFLSGEGDDPVWVDEFHIDTFPTTNADYARFCAATRRPGPEHWENGRCPRDLYDHPVVHVTWRDAQAYATWAGKSLPTAEQWEKAARGTSGRTFPWGDQKTAAKCNVRETGVEHTTSVSRYHSGVSPYGVYDMVGNVWEWLATATNPGRYELRGSAFTSPLFRGSPAIPNDANETMRDDDTGFRCVATPEQMNR
- a CDS encoding aminotransferase class IV family protein, producing the protein MAELNGKPATLDDLQCLALTNYGHFTSMRMEDGTIRGLSLHLDRLVRDCRIVFGVELDRERTLNYIRKAADGVTGVAGLRVTVFDPALDMGRPSDAKDPHILVNLRPAGALSPPPLTAKTFTFTRDNAEVKHIGLHPQLRIRRDAQLAGFDDAVFVEPDGRISEGGTWNLGFVDQDGTVIWPDAPVLPGTTMLLLQSLDAPKQITAPVRLSDVPNMAAAFATNTTIGVRSVSALDDVQFSQDHPVLAALRDAYAGIPGDRL
- a CDS encoding GntR family transcriptional regulator; the protein is MNSQPTRKPNAREIAARIRGEIAAGTFGPGDRLPGARAYAKKLGVALMTVQNAYTQLQEEGLVEGRAGSGTYVCDPAPGEQAPREAALRLTELQAQVARVSAELAGLVERIKQLEAAVGPTEGKPGA
- a CDS encoding RRQRL motif-containing zinc-binding protein, producing the protein MSAAWGECFDPTGARFGVPTYPWSLAPDGLATRRQLRARGLRPGGQDIAAQCMRMNRRTGTPRVAYLYRLDLAKPVRPMTSRKWGALALAMLARRTCPTCGITYSYCMPRSLGMCVLCAHPDDQRAT
- a CDS encoding DUF6284 family protein gives rise to the protein MNPIVTVQEAVTAFADFMEPTAAELDAIELEMPAILADVDLIDAQIIALNHKPNELDTRRVRRAFGRVLAVRRELANRAADDMAGGAA